A single genomic interval of Koleobacter methoxysyntrophicus harbors:
- the nuoF gene encoding NADH-quinone oxidoreductase subunit NuoF, whose translation MKLVVGLGSCGIAAGGNKIVQAIEDEIAKRGLDVELEKTGCIGMCYLEPIVDVIDDKGNKTTYGRVTPEMVVDIFDRHIGKGEVLREHVVGGEGAGGSFLKKQVRIALRNCGIINPESIDDYINNNGYKAAEKALMEMSPEEVIDEMKVSGLRGRGGAGFPTWFKWNATRTAQGKPKYIVCNADEGDPGAFMDRSILEGDPHSVLEGMLIAGYAIGAEEGIIYVRAEYPLAIKRLEIAIEQAKERGMLGKDIMGTGFNFDIRIKAGAGAFVCGEETALIASLEGERGMPRLKPPFPAQSGYWGKPTNINNVETYANVPWIIFNGGKAFAAMGTEKSKGTKVFALAGKIKNGGLVEVPMGIPLRDVIYEIGGGIKDDKKIKGVQMGGPSGGCIPASLLDTPVDYESIVKTGAIMGSGGMIVMDETTCMVDMARFFLDFTQKESCGKCIHCRLGTKRMLEILERICAGNGKEEDLDLLEELAVKVKEGSLCGLGQTAPNPVLSTLKYFRDEYEAHIRDKKCPAKQCKALITYTIDPEKCRSCGLCAKKCPVNTIKGEKKQPYEIIQDGCIKCGNCLEVCPFGAVTVE comes from the coding sequence GTGAAACTTGTTGTCGGCTTAGGTAGCTGTGGGATCGCGGCTGGAGGCAACAAAATCGTCCAGGCCATAGAGGATGAGATAGCAAAAAGGGGTCTGGATGTAGAGCTGGAGAAAACCGGGTGTATAGGTATGTGTTATCTTGAGCCCATAGTCGATGTTATTGATGATAAAGGCAATAAGACCACTTATGGCAGGGTCACCCCGGAGATGGTGGTCGATATTTTCGACCGGCATATAGGGAAGGGAGAGGTCCTTCGAGAGCACGTTGTTGGCGGAGAAGGTGCCGGTGGTTCTTTCCTGAAGAAGCAGGTAAGGATAGCCCTGAGGAACTGCGGGATTATTAACCCTGAGTCTATAGATGATTATATTAATAATAACGGATATAAGGCTGCGGAAAAGGCTCTTATGGAAATGAGCCCGGAAGAAGTAATCGATGAAATGAAGGTATCGGGCTTAAGAGGCAGAGGCGGTGCCGGGTTTCCCACCTGGTTTAAGTGGAATGCCACAAGGACTGCCCAGGGGAAACCCAAATATATCGTGTGTAATGCCGATGAGGGAGACCCGGGTGCTTTCATGGACAGAAGCATACTGGAAGGTGATCCACACTCCGTGCTGGAAGGTATGCTCATTGCCGGGTATGCCATCGGAGCAGAGGAAGGAATCATATACGTCAGAGCAGAATATCCCCTTGCTATAAAGAGGCTGGAAATAGCAATAGAACAGGCTAAGGAGAGGGGAATGCTCGGTAAGGACATAATGGGGACGGGGTTTAATTTCGATATCAGGATAAAAGCGGGAGCAGGGGCATTTGTATGCGGCGAAGAGACGGCCCTGATTGCTTCCCTGGAAGGTGAAAGGGGAATGCCAAGGCTTAAACCTCCTTTCCCGGCCCAGTCGGGTTACTGGGGCAAACCCACGAATATAAACAACGTTGAAACCTATGCGAATGTCCCCTGGATAATCTTCAACGGCGGGAAGGCTTTTGCTGCTATGGGAACGGAAAAGAGCAAGGGAACAAAGGTGTTTGCCCTGGCCGGGAAGATCAAAAACGGCGGCCTGGTGGAGGTGCCTATGGGCATCCCGTTGAGAGATGTGATATATGAAATCGGAGGCGGGATAAAAGACGATAAGAAAATTAAGGGAGTCCAGATGGGAGGCCCATCGGGTGGATGTATCCCGGCATCTCTGCTGGACACCCCTGTTGATTATGAATCCATAGTAAAAACAGGGGCTATTATGGGTTCCGGCGGTATGATCGTAATGGATGAAACCACATGTATGGTGGATATGGCCAGGTTTTTCCTGGATTTCACCCAGAAGGAATCCTGCGGGAAATGCATCCACTGCCGTCTGGGTACCAAGAGGATGCTGGAAATCCTTGAGAGGATCTGTGCGGGTAACGGCAAGGAGGAAGACCTGGACCTCCTTGAGGAGCTGGCTGTTAAGGTTAAAGAAGGTTCCCTGTGCGGTTTGGGTCAAACGGCTCCGAATCCCGTTCTGAGCACATTGAAGTATTTCAGGGATGAGTATGAGGCCCATATAAGGGACAAGAAGTGCCCTGCAAAACAGTGCAAGGCATTGATCACATATACCATTGACCCTGAAAAATGCAGGAGCTGCGGGCTGTGTGCCAAAAAGTGCCCCGTTAATACCATTAAGGGTGAGAAGAAACAGCCTTATGAAATTATTCAGGACGGCTGCATAAAATGCGGAAACTGCCTTGAAGTATGCCCCTTCGGGGCAGTAACGGTAGAATAG
- a CDS encoding NAD(P)-binding protein, with product MAEIRLNINGREVTGRRGQTILEVARENGIEIPTLCYDERVKIYGSCGLCVVEIEGIPKLFRSCATEISEGMVVKTDTERVRSSRKIALELLLSDHVGDCRPPCRQACPAHTDCQGYVGLIANGRYREAVELIKEQLPLPASIGRVCPHPCEEACRRQLVDEPVSIAWLKRFVGDVDLNTPDPFMPEIEPPTGKSVAVVGGGPCGLTAAYFLAKQGHQVVIYEAMEKPGGMLRYGIPQYRLPKDILDAEIRLIQDMGVEIVTNCRIGKDVTLDFLKDNFDAVFLAIGAWKSSGMRCRGEEMEGVLGGIDFLREVATGGNVNIGSRVAVVGGGNTAMDACRTAVRLGAEKVTVLYRRTRNEMPADEVEIKEAEEEGVEFKFLVQPLEILERNGRAGAIRLQKMKLGEPDVSGRRRPEPIPGEEEVIEVDTIIAAIGQKVDPSGLSGITLTKGNTIAADESTFQTSIPGVFAGGDAVNEGPGIAIEAVADGKKAADVINSYLMGNIIPYREPFIVEQEGLTEEDFADREKAYRPEMPHLAPEERKDNFREVVLGYSEQDAKKEAMRCLECGCKDFFECKLIAYANEYDVKPQRFKGEVHHNKYQDDHPFIDRNPDKCILCGLCVRVCEEVMGVTALGLINRGFDTIVKPEFDLPLRETACISCGQCAAVCPTGALQERQLIEKPVPVVTEEKESICSFCSVGCSIRLDTKGDMVLRSLPDKESAVDKGHLCVKGRFGFNISMTGERIRLPMMKVNGEFREVSWNEALLHIAKKTQSIKALNGGDSLALFSSPRYTNEENFLAARFAREGLKTAKIASFGSCCTGGLEDVLGYDASTNTLEELLSTEVIILIGSRIMEDHTIAGLKVRQGVNRGAKLVVINPEESMADEWAVKTIRPENNTGFLKQMLKALIDGGFTAGISRASGVEELKASLEGIKAAEEIREIAELYGKAKTAMIVFDRDKLTADAVKLIADIAVVSGHIGSPRRGVIALKAKNNSQGLVDMGITGNAFKILEDMKRGTVKGAFILGEDPAGSGCCGQGIKEALEGLEFLVVQDLFMTETAELAHVVLPAAGFAETSGTFTSTERRIQWLNRALPSISGWENWEVIMAVADACGCRFRYTSVEDILEDIAAAVPEYRGVSKQKLSKTGLFWPCSIDDNHGTPILYTEGFNFDDGRARLAVAGDGPAFCTKVKTDIVENMFEKKLKETGILK from the coding sequence ATGGCTGAAATTAGATTGAATATAAACGGAAGAGAGGTTACAGGGAGAAGGGGTCAGACGATCCTCGAAGTTGCCAGGGAGAATGGAATAGAGATTCCGACTCTGTGCTATGATGAGAGGGTAAAGATATACGGTTCTTGCGGCCTGTGCGTGGTTGAAATTGAAGGGATTCCCAAACTCTTCAGGTCATGTGCTACCGAGATTTCCGAGGGTATGGTGGTTAAGACCGATACCGAACGGGTTCGCTCTTCCAGGAAGATAGCTTTAGAGCTCCTCTTATCGGACCATGTGGGAGACTGCCGGCCTCCGTGCCGCCAGGCATGCCCCGCTCATACCGATTGTCAGGGGTATGTCGGCCTGATCGCCAACGGTCGGTACAGGGAAGCGGTGGAGTTAATAAAGGAACAGCTTCCGCTTCCTGCAAGTATAGGCCGGGTATGTCCACACCCGTGTGAAGAGGCGTGCCGCAGACAGCTGGTAGATGAACCCGTTTCTATAGCCTGGCTTAAAAGATTTGTAGGTGATGTTGACCTGAATACGCCAGATCCCTTTATGCCAGAGATTGAACCCCCGACGGGGAAATCCGTGGCTGTGGTAGGAGGCGGGCCTTGCGGGCTTACCGCTGCATATTTCCTTGCAAAGCAAGGACACCAGGTAGTTATATACGAAGCCATGGAAAAGCCCGGCGGTATGCTGCGGTACGGCATACCCCAGTACAGGCTGCCCAAGGACATCCTGGATGCGGAAATACGTTTAATTCAGGATATGGGTGTTGAGATCGTTACGAACTGCAGAATCGGAAAGGATGTAACCCTTGATTTCCTGAAAGACAATTTCGATGCCGTATTCCTCGCTATCGGGGCATGGAAGAGCTCCGGTATGCGGTGCAGGGGCGAGGAAATGGAAGGGGTCCTGGGAGGAATCGACTTTTTGAGGGAGGTTGCTACAGGCGGAAACGTTAATATCGGCTCCAGGGTGGCCGTTGTAGGGGGCGGTAATACCGCTATGGATGCCTGCAGGACCGCTGTCCGTTTGGGAGCCGAAAAAGTCACGGTCCTTTACAGGCGGACCCGCAATGAAATGCCTGCCGATGAGGTGGAAATCAAAGAAGCGGAAGAGGAAGGGGTAGAATTTAAGTTCCTGGTTCAGCCTTTAGAAATCCTTGAAAGAAACGGCAGAGCAGGGGCTATAAGGCTGCAAAAGATGAAGCTTGGAGAACCCGATGTCTCAGGCAGACGCAGGCCAGAACCCATTCCGGGTGAAGAGGAAGTTATAGAAGTGGATACCATTATCGCTGCCATAGGGCAAAAAGTAGACCCTTCCGGGCTTTCGGGCATAACCCTTACAAAGGGTAATACCATAGCTGCGGATGAAAGCACATTCCAGACCAGTATTCCGGGGGTATTTGCCGGTGGTGATGCCGTAAATGAAGGGCCCGGAATTGCCATTGAAGCCGTTGCGGATGGCAAAAAGGCGGCCGATGTGATTAACAGCTATCTTATGGGTAATATAATCCCATACAGAGAGCCCTTTATAGTAGAACAGGAAGGGCTGACTGAAGAGGATTTTGCTGACAGGGAAAAGGCATACAGGCCTGAAATGCCCCATCTTGCCCCTGAAGAAAGGAAGGATAATTTCAGGGAAGTTGTCCTGGGCTATAGTGAACAAGATGCAAAAAAAGAGGCTATGCGCTGCCTGGAGTGCGGATGTAAGGACTTCTTCGAGTGCAAGCTGATAGCTTATGCCAATGAATATGATGTTAAGCCCCAGAGATTTAAAGGTGAGGTTCACCATAACAAATACCAGGATGACCATCCCTTTATTGACAGGAATCCAGACAAATGCATCCTGTGCGGCCTGTGCGTAAGGGTCTGTGAAGAGGTTATGGGTGTGACGGCTCTGGGCTTGATCAACAGGGGATTTGATACTATTGTCAAACCTGAATTCGATCTCCCATTAAGGGAGACGGCATGTATTTCCTGCGGGCAGTGTGCGGCGGTATGTCCCACAGGGGCCCTCCAGGAGCGGCAGCTGATAGAAAAGCCCGTTCCTGTCGTGACCGAGGAGAAAGAAAGCATCTGTTCCTTCTGCAGTGTGGGCTGCAGTATCAGGCTGGATACAAAGGGTGATATGGTGCTCAGATCTCTGCCCGATAAGGAAAGTGCTGTTGACAAAGGCCACCTGTGTGTAAAAGGCCGCTTTGGGTTTAATATATCAATGACGGGCGAAAGAATCAGGTTGCCGATGATGAAGGTTAACGGGGAATTCAGGGAGGTTTCATGGAATGAAGCCCTCCTCCATATAGCTAAGAAAACCCAGAGCATAAAGGCCCTTAATGGAGGAGACAGCCTGGCCCTGTTTAGTTCGCCGAGATATACCAATGAGGAAAACTTCCTGGCAGCCAGGTTTGCCCGGGAAGGTCTAAAAACCGCAAAGATAGCTTCCTTCGGCAGCTGCTGCACCGGCGGCCTTGAGGATGTGCTTGGCTATGATGCATCCACCAATACCCTGGAAGAACTCCTTTCTACAGAGGTTATAATCCTGATAGGTTCCAGGATAATGGAAGACCATACCATAGCCGGCTTAAAGGTCCGCCAGGGTGTAAACCGGGGAGCCAAACTTGTGGTGATAAACCCGGAAGAATCCATGGCAGATGAATGGGCCGTCAAAACCATAAGACCTGAAAACAATACCGGCTTCCTTAAACAGATGTTGAAAGCCCTTATTGACGGAGGATTTACCGCAGGAATAAGCAGGGCTTCGGGTGTTGAAGAATTAAAAGCATCCCTTGAAGGCATAAAGGCTGCAGAAGAAATCAGGGAAATTGCAGAGCTTTACGGGAAAGCCAAAACGGCCATGATCGTATTTGACCGGGATAAGCTCACTGCCGATGCCGTAAAACTCATAGCGGATATAGCCGTTGTTTCGGGCCATATAGGAAGCCCGAGGAGGGGGGTCATTGCCCTCAAGGCTAAAAACAACAGCCAGGGCCTTGTGGATATGGGTATTACGGGTAATGCCTTCAAAATCCTTGAAGATATGAAGAGGGGAACCGTAAAGGGTGCCTTCATTTTAGGTGAAGACCCCGCCGGCTCCGGGTGCTGCGGTCAGGGTATTAAGGAGGCTCTGGAGGGCCTTGAATTCCTGGTCGTACAGGACCTGTTTATGACCGAAACGGCCGAACTTGCCCATGTAGTACTGCCTGCTGCGGGCTTTGCCGAAACCTCCGGTACATTCACCAGCACAGAGAGGAGGATTCAGTGGCTGAACAGGGCCCTGCCTTCCATAAGCGGCTGGGAGAACTGGGAGGTAATTATGGCCGTGGCTGATGCCTGCGGCTGCAGATTCCGTTACACTTCTGTGGAGGATATCCTGGAAGATATCGCTGCTGCGGTTCCCGAATACAGGGGTGTTTCAAAACAAAAGCTCTCAAAGACCGGATTATTCTGGCCCTGCAGTATAGATGATAATCACGGAACACCTATCCTTTATACCGAAGGTTTCAACTTCGATGATGGCAGAGCCAGATTGGCCGTTGCAGGAGACGGTCCGGCTTTCTGCACCAAGGTCAAAACCGATATCGTTGAAAATATGTTTGAAAAGAAGCTGAAAGAGACGGGAATATTAAAGTAG
- a CDS encoding MurR/RpiR family transcriptional regulator yields the protein MEKGHSKLFERIKQYYPRLTRGQKALAEFITTHYDRAAFLTAAKLGQIVGLSESTVVRFASALGYNGFPELQEDLQEMVKNKLSTVERLELSADYMAQESVLKKVLQTDIENIRLTMEEVSENEFDSAVEAILDANRIYILGLRSAAALSNFLGYYLNLILQNVNIVNLGLSDIYEQLLPAKSGDLIIGISFPRYTRITVEAFEFAKNRGAKAIAITDSSLSPLGRKADFTLVAKSDMASFVDSLVAPMSVINALIIAVGMKEKSRISETLATLEEVWTHHKVYMAKERNDLLGFK from the coding sequence ATGGAAAAGGGTCATTCTAAATTATTTGAAAGAATCAAACAATATTACCCAAGGCTTACCAGAGGGCAGAAAGCCCTTGCAGAATTTATAACCACCCATTATGACAGGGCAGCGTTTCTGACGGCGGCCAAGCTGGGTCAGATAGTTGGTTTAAGTGAATCAACAGTTGTGAGATTTGCTTCGGCATTAGGGTATAATGGTTTTCCCGAACTTCAAGAAGACCTTCAGGAAATGGTTAAGAATAAGCTGAGCACCGTTGAGAGGCTTGAGTTATCTGCGGATTATATGGCACAGGAATCGGTCCTAAAGAAAGTGCTGCAGACGGATATTGAGAATATTCGCTTAACCATGGAAGAGGTTTCAGAAAATGAGTTCGACAGTGCGGTTGAAGCCATTTTGGATGCGAACCGCATTTACATCCTCGGTCTCAGAAGTGCTGCTGCTCTTTCGAATTTCCTGGGGTATTACTTGAACCTCATTCTTCAGAATGTAAATATTGTAAATCTAGGGTTGAGTGACATATATGAACAGCTTTTACCGGCGAAATCAGGGGATCTAATAATAGGGATAAGTTTCCCCCGCTATACTAGAATTACCGTAGAAGCATTTGAATTTGCAAAAAACAGGGGAGCTAAGGCAATTGCCATTACCGATAGTTCTCTTTCGCCTCTCGGCAGGAAAGCAGATTTTACCCTGGTGGCCAAAAGCGATATGGCTTCATTTGTTGATTCTTTAGTGGCTCCGATGAGTGTAATAAATGCCCTCATTATCGCTGTCGGCATGAAGGAAAAATCCAGAATATCGGAAACCCTTGCTACTCTCGAAGAGGTGTGGACCCACCATAAGGTCTATATGGCCAAAGAGAGAAATGATTTGTTGGGGTTTAAATAG
- a CDS encoding aspartate aminotransferase family protein, translating into MPKCPKDNVFYRNLNWHYPKIVKGKGIYLYGEDGKRYIDGCSGSAVANIGHGNEEVAKAMEQQAKTIAFTHLSRFTTDAIANLADRIAEMTPGDLNKSYFVSGGSEATETAIKMTRQYFLERDGKTTKYKIIARKHSFHGNTIGALSMTGHVGRRRKYIPYLAEFPHIVAPYCYRCPYEESYPECGVRCAYALEEEIKEQGPENVAGFIAEPVVGSACPGMHPPKEYFSIIREICDRYDVLMIIDEVMAGFGRTGKNFGIDHYGVVPDIMTTAKGMSCGYSPLGAAVVSDKIYDTFAQGSGRFVHGHTYGGNPLSCAVGCTVLDIIKRENYIENARVQGEHLMEKLQKLYEYPIVGDIRGRGLMIGIEFVKDQKTKEPFDTSANIQGKVTVSCLNHGLVVYPGGGSVDGIRGDHILIAPPINITGEEIDELFDCLEKGIKDACESVK; encoded by the coding sequence ATGCCTAAATGTCCGAAGGACAATGTATTTTACAGGAATTTAAACTGGCATTATCCGAAGATAGTAAAAGGAAAAGGGATCTATCTTTATGGTGAGGATGGGAAGAGATATATAGACGGGTGCTCCGGTTCTGCAGTTGCGAATATAGGCCACGGGAATGAAGAGGTAGCCAAAGCCATGGAACAGCAGGCAAAGACCATTGCCTTTACCCATCTATCAAGGTTTACAACAGATGCAATAGCAAATCTGGCCGACAGGATTGCCGAAATGACTCCCGGGGACCTGAACAAGAGCTATTTCGTTTCCGGAGGTTCGGAAGCAACAGAAACGGCAATAAAGATGACGAGGCAGTATTTCCTCGAAAGAGACGGAAAGACGACAAAATACAAGATTATCGCCAGGAAACACAGCTTCCACGGCAATACCATCGGTGCCCTTTCAATGACGGGCCATGTGGGCAGGAGGAGGAAATACATACCCTATCTTGCCGAATTCCCACATATAGTAGCACCCTACTGCTACCGCTGTCCCTATGAAGAGAGTTATCCTGAATGCGGTGTAAGGTGTGCCTATGCCCTGGAAGAAGAGATAAAGGAACAGGGCCCTGAAAACGTGGCTGGCTTTATAGCAGAACCCGTTGTAGGTTCAGCGTGCCCCGGTATGCACCCGCCAAAGGAATACTTCTCCATAATAAGGGAGATATGTGATAGATACGATGTGCTGATGATAATCGATGAGGTAATGGCCGGTTTTGGGAGGACCGGTAAGAATTTCGGAATCGACCACTATGGAGTTGTTCCGGATATCATGACCACGGCAAAGGGTATGAGCTGCGGTTATTCACCTCTGGGGGCTGCTGTTGTCAGCGATAAAATATACGATACCTTTGCTCAGGGTTCCGGGCGCTTCGTTCACGGTCATACCTATGGGGGTAATCCCCTGTCCTGTGCCGTAGGATGTACTGTTCTGGATATTATCAAGCGGGAGAACTATATAGAAAATGCAAGGGTTCAGGGAGAGCACCTAATGGAGAAACTCCAGAAACTTTATGAATATCCTATTGTTGGCGACATAAGGGGCAGAGGGCTGATGATCGGTATAGAGTTTGTTAAAGACCAGAAAACAAAGGAACCTTTCGACACTTCTGCCAATATCCAGGGCAAGGTTACCGTAAGCTGTCTGAACCACGGGCTTGTGGTTTATCCCGGCGGCGGTTCTGTGGACGGTATCAGGGGTGACCACATCCTTATAGCACCTCCAATTAATATAACCGGGGAGGAGATCGATGAACTGTTTGACTGCCTTGAAAAAGGTATCAAGGACGCGTGTGAATCTGTAAAATAA
- a CDS encoding 3-keto-5-aminohexanoate cleavage protein encodes MNNKLIVTIAPTGNVPTKKDNPNVPITPDEIAESVYRCYQEGAAVAHIHARDKEGKPTADPEVFREIIEKIRAKCDIVIQISTGARGGTTMEERGAPIDLKPEMASLATGSSNFPNKVNSNPPDLIEYLCKKMLENDVKPEIECFDVAMITNAEYLAKKGLIKTPMHFNLVMNVPGSIKGTPKNLFHMIEMLPRGSTFTVMGVGKAHLQMTALGIILGGNVRVGLEDVLEYSPGVPATNEALVKRIVKLARDYGREIATPDEAREILGLKKL; translated from the coding sequence TTGAACAATAAACTGATTGTAACAATAGCCCCTACGGGGAACGTGCCCACGAAGAAGGATAACCCAAATGTGCCGATAACCCCTGATGAAATTGCGGAGAGCGTTTATAGATGCTATCAGGAAGGGGCAGCCGTTGCCCATATCCATGCCAGGGATAAGGAGGGGAAGCCTACAGCTGACCCTGAAGTATTCCGGGAAATAATTGAAAAGATAAGGGCTAAGTGCGATATTGTTATCCAGATTTCAACCGGGGCCAGAGGCGGCACAACCATGGAAGAGAGAGGGGCACCAATAGACTTAAAGCCCGAAATGGCAAGCCTTGCAACAGGCTCTTCGAACTTTCCGAATAAGGTTAATTCCAACCCTCCGGACTTGATTGAATATCTGTGCAAAAAGATGTTAGAGAATGATGTAAAGCCCGAGATTGAGTGTTTTGATGTTGCAATGATAACTAATGCTGAATACCTTGCAAAGAAGGGGCTAATAAAGACTCCTATGCATTTTAACCTGGTTATGAATGTACCCGGTTCTATTAAAGGAACTCCCAAAAACCTCTTTCATATGATTGAAATGCTGCCCCGGGGTTCTACATTTACCGTAATGGGAGTGGGTAAGGCCCATCTTCAGATGACTGCACTTGGCATAATTTTAGGAGGAAACGTAAGGGTAGGTCTTGAAGATGTTCTTGAATATTCTCCCGGAGTTCCCGCTACAAATGAGGCCCTTGTAAAGCGAATAGTAAAGCTTGCTAGAGACTACGGAAGGGAAATTGCGACACCGGATGAAGCCAGAGAGATTCTAGGCCTGAAAAAACTTTAA
- a CDS encoding acyl-CoA dehydratase activase-related protein, producing the protein MKIGIPRALSYYSYYPMWKTFFEHLGVEVVVSDPTTKKILDDGVTEAVTDACVPIKLFHGHVINLMERVDYIFVPRIVSVDREDTFCPKFLGLPDMVKYSIKGLPELITTRIDLKKGRLELIKVFYRVGSIFTKNIFKVYKAYTAALKSLKEYADGFLQGGIPPLNIRPSHIKGDVCLAVLGYPYILYDSHLSLNLIKKLLSLGASVVTPEMLSPVEKAKQAVKLSKTLFWHYSNEVIRTAFHLFEKGGIDGIIHITAFGCGPDFMVDKLLELEAKDRNLPFLTITLDEHTGEEGLKTRLEAFVDMLRLRRAAV; encoded by the coding sequence ATGAAAATCGGTATCCCCAGAGCCCTCAGCTATTATTCCTACTATCCTATGTGGAAGACGTTTTTTGAACACCTTGGTGTAGAGGTTGTGGTTTCAGATCCAACCACAAAAAAGATCCTGGACGACGGTGTAACCGAAGCAGTAACCGATGCATGTGTGCCTATAAAGCTGTTTCACGGCCATGTTATTAATCTAATGGAAAGGGTAGATTATATATTTGTGCCCAGGATAGTAAGCGTGGATAGGGAAGATACCTTCTGTCCCAAGTTCCTGGGGCTCCCGGACATGGTTAAATATTCCATAAAAGGCCTTCCGGAACTTATAACAACCAGGATAGACTTAAAAAAGGGCAGACTTGAGCTTATAAAGGTATTCTACAGGGTAGGGAGTATCTTTACTAAAAATATATTTAAGGTCTATAAGGCATATACTGCAGCTCTGAAAAGCTTAAAAGAATATGCTGACGGTTTTCTTCAGGGAGGAATCCCGCCTTTGAATATCCGCCCTTCCCATATAAAGGGAGACGTATGCCTGGCGGTTTTGGGTTACCCGTATATACTGTATGATTCGCATTTGAGCTTGAACCTAATCAAAAAGCTGTTGAGTTTAGGGGCTTCGGTGGTAACCCCGGAAATGCTGAGCCCGGTTGAAAAAGCCAAACAGGCGGTCAAACTCTCAAAAACCCTGTTCTGGCATTACAGCAACGAAGTCATCCGCACAGCTTTTCACCTCTTCGAAAAAGGCGGTATTGATGGGATAATTCACATTACGGCCTTTGGATGCGGCCCCGATTTTATGGTTGATAAGCTTCTCGAACTGGAGGCAAAGGACAGGAACCTACCCTTTTTAACGATAACCCTGGATGAACATACCGGTGAGGAGGGTTTGAAAACGAGACTGGAGGCTTTTGTAGATATGCTGAGGTTAAGGAGGGCAGCTGTGTGA
- a CDS encoding 2-hydroxyacyl-CoA dehydratase, whose product MKITYPYMSNSHIAIKNLFEGLGNEVVPPPKPSKLTLSYGTKYAPEFACFPFKILLGTYIEALEMGADTIVSTGGVGPCRAGLYTTLQEKILRSLGYEFEMITLEPPGRYLGDLIKKIKRLINRRISLIELAGLIRFVWEQLKLLDEAEMTSFKIRPREIKKGETTRAYRKAVELIARARSIEDLKEIRNEIKKIYGAVDRKEDFDPIKIALVGEIYVVMEPTANLEIEETLGELGVYAERSMFFTHYTLANAVTDLFHLTGEKNVKKAAVPYFNEMCGGHGRESVGNAILYAKKGFDGLIHLAPFTCIPEIVAKSVLPAVEEKYGIGILSITIDEQTGKAGLQTRLEAFVDLLARKREKRRKGNIA is encoded by the coding sequence GTGAAAATTACATATCCCTATATGAGCAATTCCCATATTGCTATCAAAAACCTGTTTGAAGGCCTTGGCAACGAGGTGGTGCCTCCGCCGAAACCCAGCAAACTGACTCTGAGTTATGGAACAAAATACGCCCCTGAATTTGCCTGTTTCCCGTTTAAAATTTTGCTCGGCACATATATCGAAGCCCTGGAAATGGGGGCCGATACAATCGTATCAACCGGCGGTGTAGGGCCGTGCAGGGCGGGATTATACACAACCCTGCAGGAAAAGATCCTCAGAAGCCTGGGTTACGAATTCGAGATGATAACCCTGGAACCTCCCGGCAGGTACCTGGGTGACCTTATAAAAAAGATAAAGAGATTGATAAATAGAAGGATTTCCCTGATAGAGCTTGCAGGGCTTATCCGTTTTGTGTGGGAACAGCTTAAGCTTTTGGATGAGGCAGAGATGACCTCTTTTAAAATACGGCCCCGGGAAATTAAAAAAGGTGAGACAACCAGGGCTTACCGAAAGGCCGTTGAACTCATAGCCCGGGCACGAAGTATTGAGGACCTGAAGGAAATCAGAAATGAGATTAAAAAGATTTACGGTGCTGTTGACCGAAAAGAAGACTTCGATCCTATAAAAATAGCCCTGGTGGGTGAAATATATGTTGTCATGGAGCCGACGGCCAACCTGGAGATAGAAGAAACCCTGGGTGAACTGGGGGTATATGCGGAAAGGTCGATGTTCTTTACCCACTATACCCTGGCCAATGCGGTAACGGACCTTTTCCACCTTACGGGTGAAAAAAACGTAAAGAAGGCAGCCGTTCCTTACTTTAATGAAATGTGCGGGGGCCACGGCAGGGAATCCGTCGGCAATGCAATACTGTACGCAAAAAAGGGTTTTGACGGGCTTATCCACCTGGCACCCTTTACATGCATCCCTGAAATAGTTGCTAAAAGCGTCCTGCCTGCGGTGGAAGAGAAATACGGTATAGGCATTCTGTCTATAACTATCGATGAGCAGACGGGGAAGGCAGGTCTGCAGACCCGGCTTGAAGCCTTTGTAGACCTTCTGGCCAGGAAAAGGGAGAAGAGAAGAAAGGGGAATATTGCATGA